In Lacrimispora indolis DSM 755, a genomic segment contains:
- a CDS encoding chemotaxis protein CheW: MEERMSSTNELQVLVTGVAGNTFGINIAKIQELAWYQDVQRIPHSNPCIEGTVHLRGEAFTVVDLAKYLDLPASKDPEHDLLIIMGFKQMGMAFHVHQADAISRISWETIEKPDSELYGDKDNIVIGIAKADDRVITLIDLEWIMHEIAAVLSAEAQTSETADNYGNSNRESSFIGQVLCCE; the protein is encoded by the coding sequence ATGGAAGAAAGAATGAGTTCAACAAATGAACTGCAGGTGCTGGTAACAGGAGTTGCCGGTAACACGTTTGGTATTAACATCGCAAAGATTCAGGAGCTGGCATGGTATCAGGATGTTCAGCGGATCCCCCATTCCAATCCCTGTATCGAAGGAACGGTACATCTTAGGGGTGAAGCGTTTACCGTGGTGGATCTTGCAAAATATCTGGATCTTCCTGCTTCGAAAGATCCTGAACATGACTTATTGATTATTATGGGATTTAAACAGATGGGCATGGCCTTTCATGTCCATCAGGCAGATGCCATCAGCCGGATTTCGTGGGAAACCATCGAAAAGCCGGATTCGGAGCTTTATGGGGACAAAGACAACATTGTCATCGGCATAGCAAAAGCGGATGACCGTGTCATCACCCTGATCGACCTTGAGTGGATCATGCATGAAATTGCTGCGGTCTTAAGTGCGGAGGCTCAAACAAGCGAGACAGCTGATAACTACGGAAACAGCAACAGGGAATCCAGTTTTATAGGGCAAGTCCTCTGCTGTGAATAA